The DNA sequence CATGAACACGGGATCGAGCAGCGCGAGCCGCCTGGCGTAGCCAGGGTGCGCCGCGACGAGGGCCGCGAGCGTCCCGCCGAGGGAGTGCCCCACGATGACGTCCCAGCCGCCGCCGAGCTCCCACAGGTCGGCGGCGTAGCCGCTCAGGCGGTAGCCGACGGTGTGCGGTGCGTTGCCGTGCCCACGCAGGTCCGGTGCGGTCACGTGATACCCGGCACCGGCCAGGCCGTCCGCGATCCGCCACCACGTGGCGGCCGACGACGACAGGCCGTGGAGCAGGAGCGCTCGCTGCCTCCCGCTGACGCCCCACTCCAGCGTCGGCAGGGCCACGGGCCGGTCGTAGTCGGTCATCGGTGCAGAGTGTCGCAGACGTCAGCGGGCGGCGGCATGGGACGAACTGACCGGTATGCGGGCGTCATGCCGGCACCATCAGCCGGACGGCGACGCCGACCCCGAAGACCACGACCAGCCACCGCAGCGCGCGGTCGTTGAGTCTCCTGGCCATCGCCACGCCGATGCGACCACCCACCAGGCTGGCGACCGCCATCACGGCCACGGCGAGCCACACGACCTCTGCGAGCAGCGCGAAGTACACCGCGGCGACGACGTTGATGACAAGTGACATCACACCCTTGAGCGCGTTCAGCCGCTGCAGCGTGTCGGAGATGAAGATCCCCAGGGTGGCCAGCATCATGATCCCGAGGCCGGCCCCGAAGTACGCGCCGTAGCTCGCAGCCACGAACTGGATCGCCAGCAACGGCGCCCAGCGCGTCCAGGCGGCGTCATGCTCGACGGCGCCGACCCTGCGGCGGACGAACCGGCCCAGCACGTCCTGCACGGCCAGCAGCCCGCACGCCAGCAGGATCAGCCACGGCACGATGCGATCGAACAGCGCCCGTGAGCTGACCAGAAGCAGGAAGGAGCCTGTCAGCGCCCCGGCGATGCTGGTCACCGACAACGCGATTACGCGACCGCGCTGGCCGCTCAGCTCGCGGCGGTAGCCGATCGTGCCACCGACGTAGCCGGGGCACAGCGCGACCGTGTTCGTGATGTTCGCGGTCAGCGCCGGGTACCCGACGGCGAGCAGCGCTGGGAACGAGATGAGCGAGCCGCCGCCCGCGACCGCGTTCACCGCACCGGCGAGGGCCGCGCCGGCGACGAGCAGCGCGATCGCGTCGGCTCCGAGCTCAGGCATGCCTGCGCGCGCGGTCGGTGGACGGGCGCACATGTGCGCCCGTGGCCCGGATCATGGACGACGGCCCTCGTGTCAGATCGTTCGGCGGTGGCGCCGAACCCGGGTGGACGGATGGTCGCCGTCGGCGCATCCCACGTACGGTACCGCCGTGCCGGGCCGGCGGACCGTCGCCCCGCCTGGACGATCGACCTCCTTCTCGTCACGATGGGGCGGCCGGTCGTGCGGCCCGGCGGGCGTCGGTGCTCATCTCCATGCCATCGGGCTTCGCGGTCGGCGCTGCAGCAGTGACATCGGCAGGAGCGGCATGACCATCGGGGACGGACATGATCCCGGCGCCGCACGCCGCGACGCCGGGTCGGTGGGCGCTCACGACGACGGGCCCGCGCCGGCCTGGTTCGCGCTGCTGGTCGCGCTGGCAGTCGTCGCGCACGTCGTCGGCAACCCGCCGACGGGGTCGGCCGCGCAGCGCATCGCCGCCGCGGCGCTGGGCGCAGCTGGGCTCACCGTGGCCTGGCTGCCTGCGTCGCGGGCGGTCTG is a window from the Euzebyales bacterium genome containing:
- a CDS encoding sulfite exporter TauE/SafE family protein gives rise to the protein MPELGADAIALLVAGAALAGAVNAVAGGGSLISFPALLAVGYPALTANITNTVALCPGYVGGTIGYRRELSGQRGRVIALSVTSIAGALTGSFLLLVSSRALFDRIVPWLILLACGLLAVQDVLGRFVRRRVGAVEHDAAWTRWAPLLAIQFVAASYGAYFGAGLGIMMLATLGIFISDTLQRLNALKGVMSLVINVVAAVYFALLAEVVWLAVAVMAVASLVGGRIGVAMARRLNDRALRWLVVVFGVGVAVRLMVPA